In the Synergistaceae bacterium genome, one interval contains:
- a CDS encoding ABC-F family ATP-binding cassette domain-containing protein: MDWFITPKSRIGLVGDNGAGKTTLLRVIAGISEYDGGSVSIPRGRTVGYLPQDLIEIDDIRLLDYLKRRAGLEKLDKELKETENRMSMLEEDSSELRRLLAKHEHLERQFETKGGFGFDIEAKQVLKGLGFHPEVDAPRLTSEFSGGWKMRVALAALLLSRPDILLLDEPTNHLDTESMEWLESWLRDYRGTIIAVSHDRRFLDKMVTSVAELSGGKINIYSCGYEKFLTEREERRARLEAEWEQQKEKIESIQKFVERFRYKATKATQVQSRIRQLEKMEITELEGPSKTVNFKFNEAPRSGLDVIAAKDLTKIYGNNTVFKDLNLTVQRGERVALVGVNGAGKSTLLRILNKSEEPTSGSVKFGLNVKRAYFSQESAQNLDYSRTIWQEVNNSGSKLPEGAKRSLLGAFLFSGDDIYKKISVLSGGEKSRLGLFKMLLSESNLLILDEPTNHLDYATKELFQKALLEYGGTILIVSHDRAFLDDLVGRVVEIRDGKLYDYPGNYSWFIEKRSLQLEIENKPKNGDRKNDTLADRTKEQKRAEAEVRNRLYRERKAYQDELKPIEDAIERDEKRKEEISALLCSPEVLADSANVQSLMIELKEIESRLRDNYPKWEVLADAIEVIK, encoded by the coding sequence GTGGACTGGTTTATAACACCGAAGAGCAGGATCGGTCTTGTAGGTGACAACGGAGCTGGTAAAACAACATTGCTCCGTGTCATTGCAGGCATCTCAGAATACGACGGAGGCTCTGTAAGCATTCCGCGCGGCCGCACTGTCGGCTATCTGCCCCAGGATCTTATCGAGATAGATGATATTCGTCTGCTTGATTACCTCAAACGGCGCGCAGGGCTTGAAAAACTGGACAAAGAACTCAAAGAAACTGAAAACAGGATGTCAATGCTTGAAGAAGATTCGTCTGAGCTTCGCCGTCTTCTTGCAAAACATGAGCATCTCGAGAGACAATTTGAGACAAAAGGCGGATTCGGTTTTGACATCGAGGCCAAACAGGTTCTTAAGGGCCTTGGTTTTCACCCGGAAGTTGACGCACCGCGGCTGACATCCGAATTTTCCGGCGGCTGGAAGATGCGCGTAGCTCTTGCAGCGTTGCTGCTGTCGAGGCCTGACATCCTCCTTCTTGACGAACCGACGAACCACCTTGACACAGAGAGCATGGAATGGCTTGAAAGCTGGCTGCGCGACTACCGCGGCACTATAATCGCCGTCTCCCATGACAGACGTTTTCTCGACAAAATGGTCACGTCTGTCGCTGAACTCTCCGGCGGAAAAATAAACATATACTCCTGCGGCTATGAAAAATTCCTTACAGAGCGCGAGGAACGCCGCGCGCGCCTTGAGGCGGAGTGGGAGCAGCAAAAGGAAAAGATAGAGAGCATACAGAAGTTCGTCGAGCGCTTCCGATACAAGGCAACAAAGGCAACTCAGGTCCAGAGCCGCATCCGCCAGCTTGAGAAGATGGAGATAACAGAGCTCGAAGGCCCGTCCAAGACTGTAAATTTTAAATTCAACGAAGCTCCGAGAAGCGGCCTCGACGTGATAGCGGCAAAAGATCTGACAAAAATATACGGTAACAACACGGTCTTTAAGGACCTTAACCTCACAGTCCAGCGCGGTGAGCGCGTAGCTCTGGTGGGCGTCAACGGTGCCGGCAAATCCACGCTGCTGCGCATACTCAATAAATCAGAGGAACCTACAAGCGGCTCTGTTAAATTCGGGCTAAACGTAAAACGGGCATATTTCTCGCAGGAAAGCGCGCAGAACCTCGACTATAGCAGGACTATATGGCAGGAGGTCAACAACAGCGGATCAAAACTGCCAGAGGGCGCAAAGCGTAGCCTGCTGGGGGCGTTCCTGTTCTCCGGCGATGACATATACAAAAAGATATCAGTCCTCTCCGGCGGAGAAAAATCGCGCCTGGGCCTGTTTAAAATGCTCCTTTCTGAGTCAAACCTGCTTATACTTGACGAGCCGACAAACCACCTTGACTATGCCACGAAGGAACTTTTCCAGAAAGCACTGCTGGAATATGGCGGCACGATACTCATAGTCTCTCACGACAGGGCGTTTCTTGACGATCTCGTTGGACGCGTTGTTGAGATACGGGATGGAAAGCTTTATGACTATCCGGGCAACTACTCCTGGTTCATCGAAAAACGGTCGCTGCAGCTCGAAATTGAAAACAAGCCAAAGAACGGAGATCGGAAAAATGACACACTTGCAGACCGTACAAAGGAACAGAAGCGTGCCGAGGCAGAGGTCCGAAACAGGCTCTACCGCGAGCGAAAGGCCTATCAGGATGAACTGAAACCCATAGAGGACGCAATTGAGCGCGATGAAAAGCGTAAGGAGGAGATCTCCGCCCTTTTATGCAGCCCTGAGGTTCTGGCCGACTCGGCAAATGTGCAGTCACTTATGATAGAGCTCAAGGAGATAGAGTCGCGGCTCCGCGATAACTATCCAAAGTGGGAGGTACTGGCTGACGCAATAGAGGTTATAAAATAA
- a CDS encoding TAXI family TRAP transporter solute-binding subunit, which yields MKKIAALVLLVALLACTSTPISAAPAPKAGWPSQLKFMSGPPGGNWFALGSAFADLWSKNVIQTTSSSGGGVSNIINADVRKGDLGFSVTSLLGAAVKGEQDFLGRATKNSVVMANLYTQYTYFIMRKDFANKHNIKKLSDIFDKKIPVRMATLKPGTASEFVVKSLFMKGYGVTYKDIKKMGGSMEFASYEGGADLLADNHIDLFAFSVGKIASIVMNIESTTDIIILPVDDAALKALADAYGTVTFTVEPGTYKSVTKPVKTVGDYTCIVIRKDLPDDLVYDLCKSIWTNRATLASAVKDISELNPKTAVPNGVPAHPGAVKFWKEAK from the coding sequence ATGAAGAAAATAGCGGCATTGGTTCTTTTAGTTGCATTATTGGCATGCACATCAACACCGATATCTGCAGCTCCAGCACCAAAGGCCGGCTGGCCTTCACAGCTTAAATTCATGTCAGGACCTCCGGGCGGCAACTGGTTTGCACTTGGAAGCGCGTTCGCGGATTTATGGAGCAAGAACGTTATCCAGACGACAAGCAGTTCAGGCGGAGGAGTTTCAAACATCATCAACGCTGATGTCAGAAAAGGGGATTTAGGATTCTCGGTCACTTCTCTCTTAGGCGCAGCAGTCAAAGGAGAACAGGACTTCCTCGGCCGCGCAACAAAGAATTCCGTCGTCATGGCAAACCTTTATACGCAGTACACCTATTTCATAATGCGCAAAGATTTTGCTAATAAACACAATATCAAGAAGCTGAGCGATATCTTTGACAAGAAAATTCCTGTTCGCATGGCGACACTGAAACCCGGCACCGCGTCGGAATTCGTAGTCAAGTCACTCTTCATGAAAGGCTACGGCGTGACCTACAAGGATATCAAAAAGATGGGAGGCTCTATGGAGTTCGCATCTTATGAGGGCGGCGCGGATCTCCTTGCAGACAACCATATAGACTTGTTTGCTTTCTCCGTAGGCAAAATCGCATCCATAGTCATGAATATCGAGAGTACCACCGATATTATCATACTTCCTGTCGATGACGCCGCACTCAAGGCCCTTGCCGATGCATACGGCACAGTTACCTTCACAGTTGAGCCCGGAACTTACAAGAGCGTTACAAAACCAGTCAAGACTGTTGGAGACTACACCTGTATAGTTATCCGCAAGGACCTGCCGGATGATCTCGTTTACGATCTCTGTAAATCTATCTGGACAAACAGGGCGACACTTGCAAGTGCAGTCAAGGACATCTCTGAACTCAATCCTAAGACTGCAGTCCCAAACGGTGTTCCAGCGCATCCCGGCGCAGTAAAATTCTGGAAGGAAGCAAAGTAG
- a CDS encoding methylated-DNA--[protein]-cysteine S-methyltransferase produces MKNFFYYEFDVVGRLRIGEEDGRLTDLHFERSPDMYTDSDIAETPLLFETHRQLSEYFTGERKNFDLPLMPKGTDFQLRCWSALLKIPYAETRSYGDIARAVGRPKGFRAVGMANNRNPIAIIIPCHRVIGSDGKLVGFGGGLDIKKFLLEMECTHAAS; encoded by the coding sequence ATGAAAAATTTTTTCTATTACGAGTTCGACGTGGTCGGACGGCTCAGAATCGGAGAAGAAGACGGTAGACTGACAGATCTTCATTTTGAAAGATCACCGGATATGTATACGGATTCAGACATTGCTGAGACTCCATTACTTTTTGAGACGCACAGGCAGCTTTCGGAATATTTCACCGGAGAACGCAAAAACTTTGACCTGCCGCTCATGCCGAAAGGGACTGATTTTCAGTTGCGCTGTTGGTCGGCCTTGCTTAAAATTCCCTACGCAGAGACTCGCAGTTATGGCGACATTGCTCGTGCCGTAGGACGCCCCAAGGGTTTCCGTGCAGTCGGCATGGCCAACAACAGGAACCCTATTGCTATAATCATTCCCTGCCATCGCGTTATAGGCTCGGACGGTAAACTCGTTGGTTTCGGCGGTGGGCTTGACATTAAAAAATTCCTTCTTGAAATGGAATGCACACATGCCGCGTCTTGA
- the xth gene encoding exodeoxyribonuclease III, translating to MPLVDIGTFNVNSVKSRLPILEQWCLSSGAPDILCLQETKCQDADFPVAFFEKYGYFCTFKGMKAYNGIAVISKSKPDEADFGLGDDLAEDGREESENARIMRVRFGDLNIINTYVPQGKELESPEYPYKLSFFDRILALLERDYKNTDKLLWIGDLNVAPTDIDVTNPKNKVNHVCFHRDVKEAFFKVMSWGLVDIFRQHRPGEGEFSFWDYRVKDSLARNIGWRIDHILGTGSIAAMCKGVRVERELRAMERPSDHTAVVAEFEL from the coding sequence ATGCCCTTGGTGGATATTGGAACATTTAACGTAAACTCTGTTAAAAGTCGTCTTCCTATACTTGAACAGTGGTGTTTATCCTCTGGAGCACCGGATATCCTGTGTCTGCAGGAGACGAAATGTCAGGATGCGGACTTCCCCGTTGCATTTTTTGAGAAGTACGGTTACTTCTGCACATTTAAGGGCATGAAGGCATACAACGGCATTGCGGTAATATCAAAGAGCAAACCGGACGAAGCTGACTTCGGCCTGGGAGACGATCTGGCCGAAGATGGCAGGGAAGAGTCGGAGAACGCGCGAATTATGCGTGTGAGGTTCGGCGACCTGAACATAATAAACACCTATGTACCGCAGGGTAAGGAATTAGAAAGTCCTGAATATCCTTACAAGCTGAGCTTCTTTGACCGTATACTTGCCCTTCTCGAAAGAGACTATAAAAATACGGACAAATTGCTTTGGATTGGTGACCTCAACGTTGCCCCGACAGATATCGATGTCACGAACCCCAAGAATAAGGTAAACCACGTCTGCTTCCATAGGGATGTCAAAGAGGCGTTCTTTAAAGTAATGTCGTGGGGGCTCGTTGATATCTTTCGGCAGCACAGGCCCGGAGAGGGAGAGTTTTCATTTTGGGATTACAGAGTGAAAGATTCCCTGGCACGCAACATAGGTTGGCGCATTGACCATATACTCGGCACTGGATCTATAGCGGCAATGTGCAAAGGTGTGCGGGTCGAACGAGAGCTCAGGGCAATGGAAAGGCCGTCGGATCACACGGCAGTTGTTGCGGAGTTTGAATTGTAG
- a CDS encoding energy-coupling factor transporter transmembrane protein EcfT, with amino-acid sequence MGGFFDYIPGNSLLHRLNPMTKLILSLMLCAACFVTERHLFCAGITVLNVAMAAAAGIVYRALRMLKVLIKFCLFLFILQVFFIRDGHVLLRLPLNIIITDRGLSFSLLMVLRLIGATLPLALMLSVTKMSDLSNVLVSKAHIPYKYAFALTTAMRFIPVFSAEMVEIMEAQTARGVEFDTGNLFKKVRLIFPLCVPLLITSVRKTEGAAISAELRGFNCRTRGSGYKNYPFRTADVVILVLCVLLIAAGMIC; translated from the coding sequence ATGGGCGGATTCTTCGATTATATACCAGGGAATTCGCTGTTGCACAGGCTCAACCCGATGACAAAACTTATTCTTTCATTAATGCTCTGTGCCGCATGTTTTGTGACAGAGAGACATCTCTTCTGTGCCGGGATCACAGTCCTCAATGTAGCGATGGCGGCTGCGGCGGGAATCGTGTACCGTGCGTTGAGGATGCTGAAAGTGCTTATTAAGTTCTGCCTGTTTCTCTTCATTCTGCAGGTGTTCTTCATCCGTGACGGCCATGTACTGCTCCGTCTGCCATTGAACATCATCATCACAGACAGGGGCCTCTCATTCTCGTTGCTTATGGTGTTGCGTCTTATAGGCGCCACGTTGCCTCTTGCACTTATGCTGTCCGTAACAAAGATGAGCGACCTGTCCAATGTGCTTGTAAGTAAGGCCCATATACCATACAAATATGCCTTTGCGTTAACAACGGCGATGCGTTTTATCCCTGTATTTTCAGCAGAAATGGTGGAAATCATGGAAGCGCAGACAGCAAGGGGCGTCGAGTTTGACACGGGAAATCTCTTTAAAAAAGTGCGGTTGATCTTTCCGCTCTGCGTGCCGCTGCTAATAACATCGGTCAGAAAAACAGAGGGCGCAGCAATCTCTGCGGAGCTTCGCGGCTTCAACTGCCGCACACGCGGCAGCGGCTATAAAAATTATCCGTTTCGGACTGCGGATGTCGTGATCCTTGTTCTCTGTGTGCTTCTTATCGCTGCTGGAATGATCTGCTGA
- a CDS encoding YhcH/YjgK/YiaL family protein, whose amino-acid sequence MLYDSIDNLAVNLPEFIPMLKELVPFLEAVQIHTFDEIKKMDFGPIELRFGEYNTQPADKIPFEAHVKHWDLQIVLSGEEYIGYAPLETLFNTITYNEKEDIAFYSGKGQMLKLEKGMAILLAPWDAHCPGIMIGDIPIQIKKIIVKL is encoded by the coding sequence ATGCTCTACGATTCAATAGACAACCTAGCCGTAAATTTACCGGAATTTATTCCTATGCTTAAAGAACTCGTGCCTTTTCTTGAAGCTGTTCAAATACATACATTCGACGAGATCAAAAAAATGGATTTTGGCCCGATCGAACTGCGTTTCGGAGAATATAACACACAGCCGGCAGATAAAATTCCCTTTGAGGCGCACGTAAAACACTGGGACCTCCAGATAGTCCTTTCAGGTGAAGAATATATCGGGTATGCACCGCTTGAAACCCTCTTCAATACCATAACTTACAACGAGAAGGAAGACATTGCGTTCTACTCAGGCAAGGGACAGATGCTCAAGCTGGAAAAAGGGATGGCGATCCTCCTCGCTCCCTGGGACGCGCACTGCCCCGGTATTATGATAGGAGATATCCCGATACAGATAAAGAAGATCATAGTTAAGCTGTAA
- the dapB gene encoding 4-hydroxy-tetrahydrodipicolinate reductase — protein sequence MKVFVSGASGNVGKTIVRSIQTQNGFELVGGWCKEAGQDLGTLAGSVPLGIIATDDLVTGLAAAKPDIVIDFSATPVLEGNMKTYLEFDFNVVIGTTGLTEEQFEPFKKAVKEKGLRWAAIANYGLGISFVQDFIKKVSEFYPYVSIIDRHSYKMANAPSGTAAVLAHAASKTQRDWKPGKETYPGVMGAEIAGVQVISQRMPWPGPYSEHEVMLARQDEIIRITVEDHTSEIYMDGIFLTARKLPMMPAGTFIRDLSEVR from the coding sequence ATGAAAGTATTTGTCTCAGGAGCATCAGGGAATGTCGGAAAGACCATTGTGAGAAGCATCCAAACACAGAATGGATTTGAACTTGTAGGTGGCTGGTGCAAAGAAGCTGGTCAGGACCTCGGCACGCTTGCGGGAAGCGTGCCGCTCGGGATCATTGCGACTGATGATCTTGTGACAGGGCTTGCCGCAGCAAAGCCGGACATCGTGATAGATTTCTCCGCAACGCCGGTTCTTGAAGGAAATATGAAAACCTACCTTGAATTTGACTTTAACGTTGTGATCGGGACGACGGGACTCACCGAGGAACAGTTTGAACCCTTCAAGAAGGCCGTTAAAGAGAAAGGGCTGCGCTGGGCCGCGATAGCGAACTACGGGCTAGGCATCAGTTTTGTTCAGGACTTTATAAAAAAAGTCAGCGAATTCTATCCTTATGTCAGCATTATAGACCGCCACTCGTACAAGATGGCGAACGCACCGAGCGGAACGGCTGCGGTTCTCGCACACGCTGCGTCCAAAACTCAAAGGGACTGGAAGCCGGGCAAAGAAACTTATCCCGGAGTCATGGGCGCAGAGATTGCAGGGGTACAGGTCATCTCACAGCGAATGCCCTGGCCGGGTCCCTATTCTGAGCACGAAGTCATGCTTGCGAGACAGGACGAGATAATCAGGATCACCGTCGAAGACCATACAAGCGAAATCTACATGGACGGAATATTTTTAACTGCTAGAAAGCTGCCCATGATGCCCGCAGGGACATTTATCCGCGATCTTTCGGAAGTAAGATAA
- a CDS encoding transglycosylase SLT domain-containing protein, translating into MRKIWKMRKILAPQAVAVMILFVSVVCAPNVGMGSTVPPKTHSNRPEGTVITTTYETAPKDDIVIVKTHSTVIFKEDKLQNQISNDDVKLGAEALVLDPAVLAALGKMGLSKDHIELWSSEHPLSTLNNLKDMPAKKQRDVASVAAFIRSVNKNISPKVSWREACALVYYSAKYGVPTELAVGVAKTESRFNPSAQSKSGACGVMQVMWKVHSGMLQSKGIASKKDHMFDPERGIEAGVMLISRYISAYGTVQKALNRYYGGISTAYLKKVNKNMAMLENHSGKAEY; encoded by the coding sequence GTGCGAAAAATATGGAAAATGCGGAAGATTTTAGCTCCGCAGGCTGTGGCGGTAATGATACTATTTGTATCAGTCGTCTGTGCCCCGAATGTGGGCATGGGCAGCACCGTCCCGCCAAAGACACATAGCAACAGGCCAGAGGGAACAGTAATCACTACAACGTACGAAACAGCACCCAAAGATGACATCGTGATCGTCAAAACACACTCAACAGTAATTTTCAAAGAAGATAAACTTCAGAACCAAATCTCCAATGACGATGTCAAACTTGGTGCGGAAGCACTCGTACTTGATCCAGCTGTCCTTGCTGCGCTCGGAAAAATGGGGCTCAGTAAAGACCATATTGAGCTCTGGTCAAGCGAACATCCCCTCTCGACACTGAACAACCTCAAGGATATGCCCGCAAAAAAACAGCGTGACGTTGCTAGCGTCGCGGCGTTTATCCGTTCAGTCAACAAAAACATCTCTCCCAAGGTATCCTGGAGGGAAGCATGTGCTCTTGTCTATTACAGCGCGAAGTATGGTGTGCCGACTGAGCTTGCCGTTGGGGTGGCCAAGACAGAGAGCCGTTTCAATCCAAGCGCTCAGAGCAAAAGCGGTGCGTGCGGCGTAATGCAGGTGATGTGGAAAGTACACTCCGGTATGCTGCAGTCCAAGGGAATAGCTTCCAAGAAGGATCACATGTTCGATCCCGAGCGCGGAATCGAAGCAGGAGTAATGCTGATTTCACGTTACATCAGCGCATACGGAACGGTACAGAAAGCACTCAACCGTTATTATGGCGGTATCTCCACAGCATACCTGAAGAAGGTCAACAAAAACATGGCTATGCTTGAGAACCACTCGGGGAAGGCAGAATATTAG
- a CDS encoding TRAP transporter permease — protein sequence MRKLRGNTHKIMYIYIVIIGMFHLYTSVFGAYESYLQKNIHLGLVLPLAFILFPMTRKSPDDRVPIYDWILGGLAMLPSLYVILNYDAITLRIIQVDIVTQTQFILGILLFVLLMEGTRRVVGLPLVIIACIFAGYMYFGDKLPGTMHGLSFPLHEVVEQIYLTDEGIFSMPLGVSATLVAAFLIFGGFLEKCGTGPYFMEVAQAFTGTAPGGPANIAVMSSCLFGSISGSAVANVYGTGTFTIPLMKKLGYPAHFAGAVEAVASSGGQIMPPVMGAGAFLMASFLGVPFAQVMIAAIVPALLYYGAVFLMVRLEALKQGLKGLPKEELPNKLAVLKRAYLFLPIIGLVYFLLIGYTPMRAAVIGIALSWVVSLPQKNNRMGPRQIIDAIYNGVKNITLVCVACASAGIVLGSVSLTGVGVKLIGFVLAFSHGIPLVALFLVMIVSLVLGMGLPTTGAYILAAALGAPILTTLGFPPLSAHMFVFYFAIISNITPPVALAAYAASSIAGSEPNKTGFTACKLGFLAFVTPFAFCYDPGILLQLDFMGNAYGILACVASCFGFGFAMMGYLNRNLLKWERVVFVVLSVMALSPDKILTITGAVGIAVAAFLFGKIIRKDNITPAAV from the coding sequence ATGAGAAAACTTCGTGGCAATACACACAAAATCATGTACATCTACATTGTCATAATAGGCATGTTTCATCTGTACACATCTGTATTCGGAGCATACGAATCATATTTACAGAAGAACATCCATCTCGGACTGGTGCTCCCTTTGGCTTTCATCCTTTTCCCGATGACCAGAAAATCACCAGACGACCGGGTCCCGATATACGACTGGATACTAGGCGGGCTTGCAATGTTACCGTCGCTTTATGTCATACTCAACTATGACGCTATTACGTTACGCATTATACAGGTCGATATCGTCACACAGACGCAGTTCATTCTCGGCATCCTGCTCTTCGTGCTCCTCATGGAGGGAACGCGTCGGGTCGTTGGTCTCCCCTTAGTGATCATAGCGTGCATTTTTGCGGGCTATATGTACTTTGGAGACAAACTCCCGGGCACTATGCACGGATTATCGTTCCCGCTTCATGAGGTTGTTGAGCAGATATACCTCACTGACGAGGGTATATTCTCCATGCCGCTGGGTGTTTCTGCAACACTTGTCGCAGCCTTCCTCATATTCGGAGGATTTCTCGAAAAATGCGGCACTGGCCCGTACTTTATGGAAGTCGCACAGGCGTTCACCGGAACTGCACCGGGCGGTCCGGCGAATATAGCGGTCATGAGTTCCTGTCTATTCGGCTCGATTTCCGGTTCGGCAGTTGCCAACGTTTACGGAACAGGAACGTTCACCATTCCGCTTATGAAGAAGCTCGGCTACCCCGCACACTTTGCAGGCGCGGTCGAAGCAGTGGCAAGTTCAGGCGGTCAGATAATGCCGCCTGTCATGGGAGCCGGAGCGTTTCTCATGGCGTCTTTCCTCGGCGTCCCATTCGCCCAGGTCATGATTGCGGCTATTGTACCGGCGCTGCTCTACTATGGGGCGGTATTCCTCATGGTACGCCTCGAGGCGCTTAAACAGGGGCTCAAGGGACTCCCCAAGGAAGAGCTTCCCAATAAGCTCGCCGTTCTCAAGAGAGCATACCTCTTTCTCCCGATAATCGGACTCGTCTATTTTCTGCTCATCGGCTATACGCCGATGCGTGCGGCCGTAATAGGTATTGCCCTTTCATGGGTCGTCTCTCTGCCGCAAAAAAACAACCGCATGGGACCGCGGCAGATCATTGATGCGATCTACAACGGTGTTAAGAACATCACCCTCGTCTGTGTTGCATGTGCGTCCGCAGGTATCGTGCTTGGATCTGTTTCGCTTACTGGCGTCGGCGTCAAGCTCATCGGCTTTGTCCTCGCGTTCTCGCATGGCATACCTCTTGTCGCACTATTCCTCGTCATGATAGTCTCGCTCGTTCTGGGTATGGGGCTGCCAACGACGGGAGCGTACATTCTTGCGGCGGCGCTCGGCGCCCCGATCCTTACAACACTTGGCTTCCCGCCTCTTTCCGCACACATGTTCGTTTTCTATTTCGCGATAATCTCGAACATAACTCCCCCTGTCGCGCTTGCAGCATACGCAGCAAGTTCAATTGCCGGCTCCGAGCCGAACAAAACAGGATTCACTGCGTGTAAGCTGGGCTTTCTCGCGTTTGTGACCCCGTTCGCATTCTGCTATGACCCGGGGATCCTTCTGCAACTGGATTTCATGGGCAACGCCTATGGAATACTCGCGTGTGTCGCTTCCTGCTTCGGTTTTGGCTTTGCGATGATGGGCTACCTGAACCGCAACCTTTTGAAGTGGGAGCGCGTCGTGTTCGTTGTGCTATCGGTAATGGCGCTTTCGCCTGATAAGATCCTTACCATTACAGGTGCGGTGGGGATTGCCGTGGCGGCGTTCCTGTTCGGGAAAATAATCAGGAAGGACAATATTACGCCTGCTGCGGTGTAA
- a CDS encoding O-acetyl-ADP-ribose deacetylase, whose product MDNSVLSRIIIKQGDITKEEADAIVNAANSSLLGGGGVDGAIHRAAGPELLSECATLGGCQAGQAKTTKGYGLPAKFVIHTVGPIWRGGSNGEEAILADAYRNSLLEAVRVGARTVAFPAISTGVYRFPPKRAAEIAVSTIADFLSTHDEIDEVRLVCFSKESVIYHEMALHACKR is encoded by the coding sequence ATGGATAATAGCGTTCTGTCGCGCATCATAATCAAACAGGGTGACATTACAAAGGAAGAAGCCGATGCCATTGTCAATGCGGCAAACAGCTCTCTGCTTGGCGGAGGCGGTGTTGACGGCGCGATACATCGTGCCGCCGGTCCGGAGCTTCTGAGCGAATGCGCAACTCTTGGCGGATGTCAGGCAGGCCAGGCGAAGACAACAAAGGGATATGGTCTTCCCGCAAAATTTGTCATTCATACTGTCGGCCCCATATGGCGCGGCGGCAGCAACGGTGAAGAGGCCATACTTGCAGATGCATACCGGAACAGTCTGCTAGAAGCCGTCCGCGTAGGAGCACGTACCGTAGCCTTTCCCGCAATATCAACAGGGGTGTACCGCTTTCCGCCCAAGCGGGCGGCAGAGATCGCGGTCAGCACAATTGCGGATTTTTTAAGTACACATGACGAGATCGATGAAGTCAGGCTGGTCTGTTTTTCAAAAGAATCCGTAATTTATCACGAGATGGCGCTACATGCCTGCAAAAGATAG
- a CDS encoding DNA-3-methyladenine glycosylase 2 family protein — MPRLEYGEPELAYLSKKDKKLGAIIERTGFIERKLNGDLFDALVGLIATQQISNKAAETVTRRMYEKFEVITPERLGYTAAEEIQAIGISMRKAHYIKGLCDAVLRGDLDIDALHALPDEEVAAKLLPIKGIGNWTVEMFLIFSLGRMDVVSWGDYAIKKGMMNLYGHKELDRASFDRYKKRYSPYGTVASLYLWEASRT, encoded by the coding sequence ATGCCGCGTCTTGAATACGGGGAACCTGAACTCGCATATCTCAGTAAAAAAGATAAAAAACTTGGCGCTATTATTGAACGGACCGGCTTCATAGAGCGCAAGCTCAACGGCGACCTCTTTGACGCGCTGGTAGGCTTAATAGCTACGCAGCAGATATCAAACAAAGCCGCTGAAACTGTCACAAGGCGGATGTACGAAAAGTTCGAAGTTATCACGCCTGAGAGACTGGGCTACACAGCCGCGGAGGAAATACAGGCTATAGGTATATCCATGAGAAAGGCACATTACATCAAAGGACTGTGTGATGCTGTGCTGAGGGGAGACCTCGATATCGACGCCCTGCATGCGCTGCCAGATGAAGAAGTTGCAGCAAAACTCCTGCCGATAAAGGGAATAGGAAACTGGACCGTAGAGATGTTCCTCATCTTCTCTCTCGGGCGCATGGATGTTGTGAGCTGGGGCGATTATGCAATCAAAAAGGGCATGATGAACCTTTATGGGCACAAAGAACTGGACCGCGCGAGTTTCGACCGTTACAAAAAACGCTACTCTCCCTACGGTACCGTCGCTTCGCTCTACCTTTGGGAAGCGTCCCGCACATAA